A stretch of the Pongo pygmaeus isolate AG05252 chromosome 16, NHGRI_mPonPyg2-v2.0_pri, whole genome shotgun sequence genome encodes the following:
- the LOC134738336 gene encoding balbiani ring protein 3-like isoform X3, giving the protein MSRAFHNGPMRRGCCVHSDPMRCGCCVHRDPMRCGCCVHRDPMRCGCCVHSDPMRCGCCVHNSPMRRGCCVHRDPMRCGCCVHNGPMRCGCCVHRDPMRCGCCVHRDPMRCGCCVHSDPMRCGCCVHRDPMRCGCCVHRDPMRRGCCVHRDPMRCGCCVHRDPMRCGCCVHRDPMRCGCCVHRDPMRCGCCVHRDPMRCGCCVHSDPMRRGCCVHRDPMRRGCCVHRDPMRRGCCVHRDPMRRGCCVHRDPMRRGCCVHRDPMRRGCCVHRDPMRRGCCVHRDPMRRGCCVHRDPMRRGCCVHRDPMRCGCCVHRDPMRCGCCVHRDPMRCGCCVHRDPMRRGCCVHSDPMRRGCCVHNGPMRCGCCVHRDPMRCGCCVHRDPMRCGCCVHSDPMRRGCCVHRDPMRRGCCVHSDPMRRGCCVHRDPMRRGCCVHRDPMRRGCCVHRDPMRRGCCVHRDPMRRGCCVHRDPMRCGCCVHRDPMRCGCCVHRDPMRCGCCVHRDPMRCGCCVHRDPMRCGCCVHNGPMRCGCCVHRDPMRCGCCVHNDPMRCGCCVHNSPMRCGCCVHSDPMRCGCWVHSDPMRCGCCVHRDPMRCGCCVHRDPMRCGCCVHRDPMRCGCCVHRDPMRCGCCVHRDPMRCGCCVHNGPMRCGCCVHRDPMRCGCCVHNDPMRCGCCVHNSPMRCGCCVHSDPMRCGCWVHSDPMRCGCCVHRDPMRCGCCVHRDPMRCGCCVHRDPMRCGCCVHRDPMRCGCCVHRDPMRCGCCVHSDPMRRGCCVHRDPMRRGCCVHSDPMRRGCCVHRDPMRRGCCVHRDPMRRGCCVHRDPMRCGCCVHRDPMRRGCCVHSDPMRRGCCVHRDPMRCGCCVHNGPMRCGCCVHRDPMRCGCCVHRDPMRCGCCVHSDPMRCGCCVHRDPMRCGCCVHRDPMRCGCCVHRDPMRCGCCVHRDPMRCGCCVHRDPMRRGCCVHSDPMRCGCCVHRDPMRCGCCVHRDPMRCGCCVHSDPMRCGCCVHRDPMRCGCCVHSDPMRCGCCVHRDPMRCGCCVHRDPMRCGCCVHSDPMRCGCCVHSDPMRCGCCVHNSPMRCGCCVHSDPMRCGCCVHNSPMRCGCCVHRDPMRCGCCVHNDPMRCGCCVHNSPMRCGCCVHRDPMRCGCCVHSDPMRCGCCVHSDPMRCGCCVHSDPMRCGCCVQSDPMRCGCCVHRDPMRCGCCVHSDPMRCGYSFPLSFTDKEPQKLQSIWPQGQGSHAGLTSEVLPGPTAASLR; this is encoded by the exons ATGAGCAGGGCCTTTCACAATGGTCCTATGAGGcgtggatgttgtgttcacagcgatcctatgaggtgtggatgttgtgttcacagggatcctatgaggtgtggatgttgtgttcacagggatcctatgag gtgtggatgttgtgttcacagtgatcctatgaggtgtggatgttgtgttcacaACAGTCCTATGAGGcgtggatgttgtgttcacagggatcctatgaggtgtggatgttgtgttcacaACGGTCCTATGAggtgtggatgttgtgttcacagggatcctatgaggtgtggatgttgtgttcacagggatcctatgaggtgtggatgttgtgttcacagcgatcctatgaggtgtggatgttgtgttcacagggatcctatgaggtgtggatgttgtgttcacagggatcctatgaggcgtggatgttgtgttcacagggatcctatgaggtgtggatgttgtgttcacagagatcctatgaggtgtggatgttgtgttcacagagatcctatgaggtgtggatgttgtgttcacagggatcctatgaggtgtggatgttgtgttcacagggatcctatgaggtgtggatgttgtgttcacagCGATCCTATGAGGcgtggatgttgtgttcacagggatcctatgaggcgtggatgttgtgttcacagggatcctatgaggcgtggatgttgtgttcacagggatcctatgaggcgtggatgttgtgttcacagggatcctatgaggcgtggatgttgtgttcacagggatcctatgaggcgtggatgttgtgttcacagggatcctatgaggcgtggatgttgtgttcacagggatcctatgaggcgtggatgttgtgttcacagggatcctatgaggcgtggatgttgtgttcacagggatcctatgaggtgtggatgttgtgttcacagagatcctatgaggtgtggatgttgtgttcacagggatcctatgaggtgtggatgttgtgttcacagAGATCCTATGAGGcgtggatgttgtgttcacagTGATCCTATGAGGcgtggatgttgtgttcacaACGGTCCTATGAggtgtggatgttgtgttcacagagatcctatgaggtgtggatgttgtgttcacagggatcctatgaggtgtggatgttgtgttcacagCGATCCTATGAGGcgtggatgttgtgttcacagggatcctatgaggcgtggatgttgtgttcacagCGATCCTATGAGGcgtggatgttgtgttcacagggatcctatgaggcgtggatgttgtgttcacagggatcctatgaggcgtggatgttgtgttcacagggatcctatgaggcgtggatgttgtgttcacagggatcctatgaggcgtggatgttgtgttcacagggatcctatgaggtgtggatgttgtgttcacagagatcctatgaggtgtggatgttgtgttcacagggatcctatgaggtgtggatgttgtgttcacagggatcctatgaggtgtggatgttgtgttcacagggatcctatgaggtgtggatgttgtgttcacaACGGTCCTATGAggtgtggatgttgtgttcacagggatcctatgaggtgtggatgttgtgttcacaacgatcctatgaggtgtggatgttgtgttcacaACAGTCCTATGAggtgtggatgttgtgttcacagTGATCCTATGAGGTGTGGATGTTGGGTTCACAGTGATCCTATGAggtgtggatgttgtgttcacagggatcctatgaggtgtggatgttgtgttcacagggatcctatgaggtgtggatgttgtgttcacagggatcctatgaggtgtggatgttgtgttcacagggatcctatgaggtgtggatgttgtgttcacagggatcctatgaggtgtggatgttgtgttcacaACGGTCCTATGAggtgtggatgttgtgttcacagggatcctatgaggtgtggatgttgtgttcacaacgatcctatgaggtgtggatgttgtgttcacaACAGTCCTATGAggtgtggatgttgtgttcacagTGATCCTATGAGGTGTGGATGTTGGGTTCACAGTGATCCTATGAggtgtggatgttgtgttcacagggatcctatgaggtgtggatgttgtgttcacagggatcctatgaggtgtggatgttgtgttcacagggatcctatgaggtgtggatgttgtgttcacagggatcctatgaggtgtggatgttgtgttcacagggatcctatgaggtgtggatgttgtgttcacagTGATCCTATGAGGcgtggatgttgtgttcacagggatcctatgaggcgtggatgttgtgttcacagTGATCCTATGAGGcgtggatgttgtgttcacagggatcctatgaggcgtggatgttgtgttcacagAGATCCTATGAGGcgtggatgttgtgttcacagggatcctatgaggtgtggatgttgtgttcacagggatcctatgaggcgtggatgttgtgttcacagTGATCCTATGAGGcgtggatgttgtgttcacagggatcctatgaggtgtggatgttgtgttcacaACGGTCCTATGAggtgtggatgttgtgttcacagagatcctatgaggtgtggatgttgtgttcacagggatcctatgaggtgtggatgttgtgttcacagcgatcctatgaggtgtggatgttgtgttcacagggatcctatgaggtgtggatgttgtgttcacagggatcctatgaggtgtggatgttgtgttcacagagatcctatgaggtgtggatgttgtgttcacagggatcctatgaggtgtggatgttgtgttcacagggatcctatgaggcgtggatgttgtgttcacagcgatcctatgaggtgtggatgttgtgttcacagagatcctatgaggtgtggatgttgtgttcacagggatcctatgaggtgtggatgttgtgttcacagcgatcctatgaggtgtggatgttgtgttcacagggatcctatgaggtgtggatgttgtgttcacagcgatcctatgaggtgtggatgttgtgttcacagagatcctatgaggtgtggatgttgtgttcacagggatcctatgaggtgtggatgttgtgttcacagcgatcctatgaggtgtggatgttgtgttcacagcgatcctatgaggtgtggatgttgtgttcacaACAGTCCTATGAggtgtggatgttgtgttcacagtgatcctatgaggtgtggatgttgtgttcacaACAGTCCTATGAggtgtggatgttgtgttcacagggatcctatgaggtgtggatgttgtgttcacaatgatcctatgaggtgtggatgttgtgttcacaACAGTCCTATGAggtgtggatgttgtgttcacagggatcctatgaggtgtggatgttgtgttcacagcgatcctatgaggtgtggatgttgtgttcacagtgatcctatgaggtgtggatgttgtgttcacagtgatcctatgaggtgtggatgttgtgttcaGAGTGATCCTATGAggtgtggatgttgtgttcacagggatcctatgaggtgtggatgttgtgttcacagTGATCCTATGAGGTGTGGATATTCTTTTCCCCttagttttacagataaggaacctCAAAAGCTCCAGAGCATTTGGCCCCAGGGGCAGGGCTCGCATGCAGGCCTCACTTCTGAGGTCCTTCCCGGTCCTACAGCTGCCTCCCTTAGGTAG
- the LOC134738336 gene encoding balbiani ring protein 3-like isoform X18 yields the protein MSRAFHNGPMRRGCCVHSDPMRCGCCVHRDPMRCGCCVHRDPMRCGCCVHNSPMRCGCCVHSDPMRCGCCVHNSPMRRGCCVHRDPMRCGCCVHNGPMRCGCCVHRDPMRCGCCVHRDPMRCGCCVHSDPMRCGCCVHRDPMRCGCCVHRDPMRRGCCVHRDPMRCGCCVHRDPMRCGCCVHRDPMRCGCCVHRDPMRCGCCVHRDPMRCGCCVHSDPMRRGCCVHRDPMRRGCCVHRDPMRRGCCVHRDPMRRGCCVHRDPMRRGCCVHRDPMRRGCCVHRDPMRRGCCVHRDPMRRGCCVHRDPMRRGCCVHRDPMRCGCCVHRDPMRCGCCVHRDPMRCGCCVHRDPMRRGCCVHSDPMRRGCCVHNGPMRCGCCVHRDPMRCGCCVHRDPMRCGCCVHSDPMRRGCCVHRDPMRRGCCVHSDPMRRGCCVHRDPMRRGCCVHRDPMRRGCCVHRDPMRRGCCVHRDPMRRGCCVHRDPMRCGCCVHRDPMRCGCCVHRDPMRCGCCVHRDPMRCGCCVHRDPMRCGCCVHNGPMRCGCCVHRDPMRCGCCVHNDPMRCGCCVHNSPMRCGCCVHSDPMRCGCWVHSDPMRCGCCVHRDPMRCGCCVHRDPMRCGCCVHRDPMRCGCCVHRDPMRCGCCVHRDPMRCGCCVHNGPMRCGCCVHRDPMRCGCCVHNDPMRCGCCVHNSPMRCGCCVHSDPMRCGCWVHSDPMRCGCCVHRDPMRCGCCVHRDPMRCGCCVHRDPMRCGCCVHRDPMRCGCCVHRDPMRCGCCVHSDPMRRGCCVHRDPMRRGCCVHSDPMRRGCCVHRDPMRRGCCVHRDPMRRGCCVHRDPMRCGCCVHRDPMRRGCCVHSDPMRRGCCVHRDPMRCGCCVHNGPMRCGCCVHRDPMRCGCCVHRDPMRCGCCVHSDPMRCGCCVHRDPMRCGCCVHRDPMRCGCCVHRDPMRCGCCVHRDPMRCGCCVHRDPMRRGCCVHSDPMRCGCCVHRDPMRCGCCVHRDPMRCGCCVHSDPMRCGCCVHRDPMRCGCCVHSDPMRCGCCVHRDPMRCGCCVHRDPMRCGCCVHSDPMRCGCCVHRDPMRCGCCVHSDPMRCGCCVHSDPMRCGCCVHSDPMRCGCCVQSDPMRCGCCVHRDPMRCGCCVHSDPMRCGYSFPLSFTDKEPQKLQSIWPQGQGSHAGLTSEVLPGPTAASLR from the exons ATGAGCAGGGCCTTTCACAATGGTCCTATGAGGcgtggatgttgtgttcacagcgatcctatgaggtgtggatgttgtgttcacagggatcctatgaggtgtggatgttgtgttcacagggatcctatgaggtgtggatgttgtgttcacaACAGTCCTATGAggtgtggatgttgtgttcacagtgatcctatgaggtgtggatgttgtgttcacaACAGTCCTATGAGGcgtggatgttgtgttcacagggatcctatgaggtgtggatgttgtgttcacaACGGTCCTATGAggtgtggatgttgtgttcacagggatcctatgaggtgtggatgttgtgttcacagggatcctatgaggtgtggatgttgtgttcacagcgatcctatgaggtgtggatgttgtgttcacagggatcctatgaggtgtggatgttgtgttcacagggatcctatgaggcgtggatgttgtgttcacagggatcctatgaggtgtggatgttgtgttcacagagatcctatgaggtgtggatgttgtgttcacagagatcctatgaggtgtggatgttgtgttcacagggatcctatgaggtgtggatgttgtgttcacagggatcctatgaggtgtggatgttgtgttcacagCGATCCTATGAGGcgtggatgttgtgttcacagggatcctatgaggcgtggatgttgtgttcacagggatcctatgaggcgtggatgttgtgttcacagggatcctatgaggcgtggatgttgtgttcacagggatcctatgaggcgtggatgttgtgttcacagggatcctatgaggcgtggatgttgtgttcacagggatcctatgaggcgtggatgttgtgttcacagggatcctatgaggcgtggatgttgtgttcacagggatcctatgaggcgtggatgttgtgttcacagggatcctatgaggtgtggatgttgtgttcacagagatcctatgaggtgtggatgttgtgttcacagggatcctatgaggtgtggatgttgtgttcacagAGATCCTATGAGGcgtggatgttgtgttcacagTGATCCTATGAGGcgtggatgttgtgttcacaACGGTCCTATGAggtgtggatgttgtgttcacagagatcctatgaggtgtggatgttgtgttcacagggatcctatgaggtgtggatgttgtgttcacagCGATCCTATGAGGcgtggatgttgtgttcacagggatcctatgaggcgtggatgttgtgttcacagCGATCCTATGAGGcgtggatgttgtgttcacagggatcctatgaggcgtggatgttgtgttcacagggatcctatgaggcgtggatgttgtgttcacagggatcctatgaggcgtggatgttgtgttcacagggatcctatgaggcgtggatgttgtgttcacagggatcctatgaggtgtggatgttgtgttcacagagatcctatgaggtgtggatgttgtgttcacagggatcctatgaggtgtggatgttgtgttcacagggatcctatgaggtgtggatgttgtgttcacagggatcctatgaggtgtggatgttgtgttcacaACGGTCCTATGAggtgtggatgttgtgttcacagggatcctatgaggtgtggatgttgtgttcacaacgatcctatgaggtgtggatgttgtgttcacaACAGTCCTATGAggtgtggatgttgtgttcacagTGATCCTATGAGGTGTGGATGTTGGGTTCACAGTGATCCTATGAggtgtggatgttgtgttcacagggatcctatgaggtgtggatgttgtgttcacagggatcctatgaggtgtggatgttgtgttcacagggatcctatgaggtgtggatgttgtgttcacagggatcctatgaggtgtggatgttgtgttcacagggatcctatgaggtgtggatgttgtgttcacaACGGTCCTATGAggtgtggatgttgtgttcacagggatcctatgaggtgtggatgttgtgttcacaacgatcctatgaggtgtggatgttgtgttcacaACAGTCCTATGAggtgtggatgttgtgttcacagTGATCCTATGAGGTGTGGATGTTGGGTTCACAGTGATCCTATGAggtgtggatgttgtgttcacagggatcctatgaggtgtggatgttgtgttcacagggatcctatgaggtgtggatgttgtgttcacagggatcctatgaggtgtggatgttgtgttcacagggatcctatgaggtgtggatgttgtgttcacagggatcctatgaggtgtggatgttgtgttcacagTGATCCTATGAGGcgtggatgttgtgttcacagggatcctatgaggcgtggatgttgtgttcacagTGATCCTATGAGGcgtggatgttgtgttcacagggatcctatgaggcgtggatgttgtgttcacagAGATCCTATGAGGcgtggatgttgtgttcacagggatcctatgaggtgtggatgttgtgttcacagggatcctatgaggcgtggatgttgtgttcacagTGATCCTATGAGGcgtggatgttgtgttcacagggatcctatgaggtgtggatgttgtgttcacaACGGTCCTATGAggtgtggatgttgtgttcacagagatcctatgaggtgtggatgttgtgttcacagggatcctatgaggtgtggatgttgtgttcacagcgatcctatgaggtgtggatgttgtgttcacagggatcctatgaggtgtggatgttgtgttcacagggatcctatgaggtgtggatgttgtgttcacagagatcctatgaggtgtggatgttgtgttcacagggatcctatgaggtgtggatgttgtgttcacagggatcctatgaggcgtggatgttgtgttcacagcgatcctatgaggtgtggatgttgtgttcacagagatcctatgaggtgtggatgttgtgttcacagggatcctatgaggtgtggatgttgtgttcacagcgatcctatgaggtgtggatgttgtgttcacagggatcctatgaggtgtggatgttgtgttcacagcgatcctatgaggtgtggatgttgtgttcacagagatcctatgaggtgtggatgttgtgttcacagggatcctatgaggtgtggatgttgtgttcacagcgatcctatgag gtgtggatgttgtgttcacagggatcctatgaggtgtggatgttgtgttcacagcgatcctatgaggtgtggatgttgtgttcacagtgatcctatgaggtgtggatgttgtgttcacagtgatcctatgaggtgtggatgttgtgttcaGAGTGATCCTATGAggtgtggatgttgtgttcacagggatcctatgaggtgtggatgttgtgttcacagTGATCCTATGAGGTGTGGATATTCTTTTCCCCttagttttacagataaggaacctCAAAAGCTCCAGAGCATTTGGCCCCAGGGGCAGGGCTCGCATGCAGGCCTCACTTCTGAGGTCCTTCCCGGTCCTACAGCTGCCTCCCTTAGGTAG
- the LOC134738336 gene encoding balbiani ring protein 3-like isoform X7 gives MSRAFHNGPMRRGCCVHSDPMRCGCCVHRDPMRCGCCVHRDPMRCGCCVHNSPMRCGCCVHSDPMRCGCCVHNSPMRRGCCVHRDPMRCGCCVHNGPMRCGCCVHRDPMRCGCCVHRDPMRCGCCVHSDPMRCGCCVHRDPMRCGCCVHRDPMRRGCCVHRDPMRCGCCVHRDPMRCGCCVHRDPMRCGCCVHRDPMRCGCCVHRDPMRCGCCVHSDPMRRGCCVHRDPMRRGCCVHRDPMRRGCCVHRDPMRRGCCVHRDPMRRGCCVHRDPMRRGCCVHRDPMRRGCCVHRDPMRRGCCVHRDPMRRGCCVHRDPMRCGCCVHRDPMRCGCCVHRDPMRCGCCVHRDPMRRGCCVHSDPMRRGCCVHNGPMRCGCCVHRDPMRCGCCVHRDPMRCGCCVHSDPMRRGCCVHRDPMRRGCCVHSDPMRRGCCVHRDPMRRGCCVHRDPMRRGCCVHRDPMRRGCCVHRDPMRRGCCVHRDPMRCGCCVHRDPMRCGCCVHRDPMRCGCCVHRDPMRCGCCVHRDPMRCGCCVHNGPMRCGCCVHRDPMRCGCCVHNDPMRCGCCVHNSPMRCGCCVHSDPMRCGCWVHSDPMRCGCCVHRDPMRCGCCVHRDPMRCGCCVHRDPMRCGCCVHRDPMRCGCCVHRDPMRCGCCVHNGPMRCGCCVHRDPMRCGCCVHSDPMRCGCWVHSDPMRCGCCVHRDPMRCGCCVHRDPMRCGCCVHRDPMRCGCCVHRDPMRCGCCVHRDPMRCGCCVHSDPMRRGCCVHRDPMRRGCCVHSDPMRRGCCVHRDPMRRGCCVHRDPMRRGCCVHRDPMRCGCCVHRDPMRRGCCVHSDPMRRGCCVHRDPMRCGCCVHNGPMRCGCCVHRDPMRCGCCVHRDPMRCGCCVHSDPMRCGCCVHRDPMRCGCCVHRDPMRCGCCVHRDPMRCGCCVHRDPMRCGCCVHRDPMRRGCCVHSDPMRCGCCVHRDPMRCGCCVHRDPMRCGCCVHSDPMRCGCCVHRDPMRCGCCVHSDPMRCGCCVHRDPMRCGCCVHRDPMRCGCCVHSDPMRCGCCVHSDPMRCGCCVHNSPMRCGCCVHSDPMRCGCCVHNSPMRCGCCVHRDPMRCGCCVHNDPMRCGCCVHNSPMRCGCCVHRDPMRCGCCVHSDPMRCGCCVHSDPMRCGCCVHSDPMRCGCCVQSDPMRCGCCVHRDPMRCGCCVHSDPMRCGYSFPLSFTDKEPQKLQSIWPQGQGSHAGLTSEVLPGPTAASLR, from the exons ATGAGCAGGGCCTTTCACAATGGTCCTATGAGGcgtggatgttgtgttcacagcgatcctatgaggtgtggatgttgtgttcacagggatcctatgaggtgtggatgttgtgttcacagggatcctatgaggtgtggatgttgtgttcacaACAGTCCTATGAggtgtggatgttgtgttcacagtgatcctatgaggtgtggatgttgtgttcacaACAGTCCTATGAGGcgtggatgttgtgttcacagggatcctatgaggtgtggatgttgtgttcacaACGGTCCTATGAggtgtggatgttgtgttcacagggatcctatgaggtgtggatgttgtgttcacagggatcctatgaggtgtggatgttgtgttcacagcgatcctatgaggtgtggatgttgtgttcacagggatcctatgaggtgtggatgttgtgttcacagggatcctatgaggcgtggatgttgtgttcacagggatcctatgaggtgtggatgttgtgttcacagagatcctatgaggtgtggatgttgtgttcacagagatcctatgaggtgtggatgttgtgttcacagggatcctatgaggtgtggatgttgtgttcacagggatcctatgaggtgtggatgttgtgttcacagCGATCCTATGAGGcgtggatgttgtgttcacagggatcctatgaggcgtggatgttgtgttcacagggatcctatgaggcgtggatgttgtgttcacagggatcctatgaggcgtggatgttgtgttcacagggatcctatgaggcgtggatgttgtgttcacagggatcctatgaggcgtggatgttgtgttcacagggatcctatgaggcgtggatgttgtgttcacagggatcctatgaggcgtggatgttgtgttcacagggatcctatgaggcgtggatgttgtgttcacagggatcctatgaggtgtggatgttgtgttcacagagatcctatgaggtgtggatgttgtgttcacagggatcctatgaggtgtggatgttgtgttcacagAGATCCTATGAGGcgtggatgttgtgttcacagTGATCCTATGAGGcgtggatgttgtgttcacaACGGTCCTATGAggtgtggatgttgtgttcacagagatcctatgaggtgtggatgttgtgttcacagggatcctatgaggtgtggatgttgtgttcacagCGATCCTATGAGGcgtggatgttgtgttcacagggatcctatgaggcgtggatgttgtgttcacagCGATCCTATGAGGcgtggatgttgtgttcacagggatcctatgaggcgtggatgttgtgttcacagggatcctatgaggcgtggatgttgtgttcacagggatcctatgaggcgtggatgttgtgttcacagggatcctatgaggcgtggatgttgtgttcacagggatcctatgaggtgtggatgttgtgttcacagagatcctatgaggtgtggatgttgtgttcacagggatcctatgaggtgtggatgttgtgttcacagggatcctatgaggtgtggatgttgtgttcacagggatcctatgaggtgtggatgttgtgttcacaACGGTCCTATGAggtgtggatgttgtgttcacagggatcctatgaggtgtggatgttgtgttcacaacgatcctatgaggtgtggatgttgtgttcacaACAGTCCTATGAggtgtggatgttgtgttcacagTGATCCTATGAGGTGTGGATGTTGGGTTCACAGTGATCCTATGAggtgtggatgttgtgttcacagggatcctatgaggtgtggatgttgtgttcacagggatcctatgaggtgtggatgttgtgttcacagggatcctatgaggtgtggatgttgtgttcacagggatcctatgaggtgtggatgttgtgttcacagggatcctatgaggtgtggatgttgtgttcacaACGGTCCTATGAggtgtggatgttgtgttcacagggatcctatgag gtgtggatgttgtgttcacagTGATCCTATGAGGTGTGGATGTTGGGTTCACAGTGATCCTATGAggtgtggatgttgtgttcacagggatcctatgaggtgtggatgttgtgttcacagggatcctatgaggtgtggatgttgtgttcacagggatcctatgaggtgtggatgttgtgttcacagggatcctatgaggtgtggatgttgtgttcacagggatcctatgaggtgtggatgttgtgttcacagTGATCCTATGAGGcgtggatgttgtgttcacagggatcctatgaggcgtggatgttgtgttcacagTGATCCTATGAGGcgtggatgttgtgttcacagggatcctatgaggcgtggatgttgtgttcacagAGATCCTATGAGGcgtggatgttgtgttcacagggatcctatgaggtgtggatgttgtgttcacagggatcctatgaggcgtggatgttgtgttcacagTGATCCTATGAGGcgtggatgttgtgttcacagggatcctatgaggtgtggatgttgtgttcacaACGGTCCTATGAggtgtggatgttgtgttcacagagatcctatgaggtgtggatgttgtgttcacagggatcctatgaggtgtggatgttgtgttcacagcgatcctatgaggtgtggatgttgtgttcacagggatcctatgaggtgtggatgttgtgttcacagggatcctatgaggtgtggatgttgtgttcacagagatcctatgaggtgtggatgttgtgttcacagggatcctatgaggtgtggatgttgtgttcacagggatcctatgaggcgtggatgttgtgttcacagcgatcctatgaggtgtggatgttgtgttcacagagatcctatgaggtgtggatgttgtgttcacagggatcctatgaggtgtggatgttgtgttcacagcgatcctatgaggtgtggatgttgtgttcacagggatcctatgaggtgtggatgttgtgttcacagcgatcctatgaggtgtggatgttgtgttcacagagatcctatgaggtgtggatgttgtgttcacagggatcctatgaggtgtggatgttgtgttcacagcgatcctatgaggtgtggatgttgtgttcacagcgatcctatgaggtgtggatgttgtgttcacaACAGTCCTATGAggtgtggatgttgtgttcacagtgatcctatgaggtgtggatgttgtgttcacaACAGTCCTATGAggtgtggatgttgtgttcacagggatcctatgaggtgtggatgttgtgttcacaatgatcctatgaggtgtggatgttgtgttcacaACAGTCCTATGAggtgtggatgttgtgttcacagggatcctatgaggtgtggatgttgtgttcacagcgatcctatgaggtgtggatgttgtgttcacagtgatcctatgaggtgtggatgttgtgttcacagtgatcctatgaggtgtggatgttgtgttcaGAGTGATCCTATGAggtgtggatgttgtgttcacagggatcctatgaggtgtggatgttgtgttcacagTGATCCTATGAGGTGTGGATATTCTTTTCCCCttagttttacagataaggaacctCAAAAGCTCCAGAGCATTTGGCCCCAGGGGCAGGGCTCGCATGCAGGCCTCACTTCTGAGGTCCTTCCCGGTCCTACAGCTGCCTCCCTTAGGTAG